A portion of the Plodia interpunctella isolate USDA-ARS_2022_Savannah chromosome 4, ilPloInte3.2, whole genome shotgun sequence genome contains these proteins:
- the LOC128669514 gene encoding nuclear pore complex protein DDB_G0274915-like has protein sequence METKISIGLLLVFCAAWQAHAAVTCTAAGRFADTSDTTCQNYTLCVYNNSTGTYLAYNYTCPTTSVFSPTISQCTASSNYVCNNTSTTSSTNSASVCTADGYFADPSSTNCSSYIECVEINGAYTETTYTCPTDTYFNPNTTLCESDYNCTTTSTFNCTAAGRFADTTDTTCQAYFFCVYDSSTTSYIQYNYTCPSTSLFNPNTALCTASYTCTN, from the exons ATGGAGACCAAGATATCCATCGGACTGTTGCTC GTATTCTGCGCAGCGTGGCAAGCGCACGCAGCAGTTACTTGCACGGCAGCCGGGCGTTTCGCTGATACCTCCGACACCACCTGCCAGAACTACACACTCTGCGTCTACAACAATTCCACCGGGACCTACCTCGCCTACAACTACACCTGCCCCACCACTTCAGTCTTCAGCCCCACAATATCACAATGCACTGCATCCTCTAACTACGTCTGCAACAACACTAGTACTACTTCCTCAACTAACAGCGCCTCAGTCTGCACAGCCGATGGCTACTTCGCTGACCCCAGCTCCACGAACTGCTCTTCATACATAGAGTGTGTCGAAATCAACGGTGCTTACACCGAAACCACATACACTTGTCCTACTGATACCTATTTCAACCCAAATACGACCCTTTGCGAAAGTGACTACAACTGCACGACAACTTCTACATTCAACTGCACGGCCGCGGGAAGATTTGCTGATACCACGGATACAACTTGTCAAGCATATTTCTTCTGTGTTTACGATAGCTCGACAACATCCTACATTCAATACAATTACACTTGTCCGTCTACTTCACTCTTCAATCCGAACACTGCATTGTGTACAGCATCTTACACGTGCACTAATTGA